The genomic window CTTGCTTTCCACAAGAAACTGCTCTGGCGCGAAATCAATGACCAGATGCGCGAAATCCGGCTGGCCTGTAACGGGGCAGAGCGAGGTGAACTCTGGGCAGGTAAAGCGGACCAGGTAGAGCTTGTTCGGATGTGGATTGGGAATGGGGTCGAGCACCGCTTCATCCGGGGAGGTGGGAAGGCGGCTGTCGTCGCCCAGCTGTGTCAGCCTCAACTCTCTGGTATCGCTCATGAGCTGGCCTCGATCGGTGGAATATCTCCCAGCGCCTGTTCCTGCCGAAAATTATCGACGAAGCACTTCAATGCGCCCGCTTCGATGGCACGCCGCAACCCTGCCATCAGTGTTTGATAGTAATGCAGATTGTGCAGTGTCAAAAGGATAGGGCCCAGCATTTCCTGTGCACGGAAGAGGTGGTGGATATAGGCACGGCTGTAGCTCCCACAGGCGGGGCAGGGACAGGATTCGTCCAGTGGTCGCGGGTCCTCCTGATGACGTGC from Fodinicurvata sediminis DSM 21159 includes these protein-coding regions:
- the queF gene encoding preQ(1) synthase, producing MSDTRELRLTQLGDDSRLPTSPDEAVLDPIPNPHPNKLYLVRFTCPEFTSLCPVTGQPDFAHLVIDFAPEQFLVESKSLKLFLGSFRNHGAFHEDCTLDIAERLEEAIEPRWLRLGGYWYPRGGIPIDVFYQSGPPPEGLWLPDQGVAAYRGRG